The following proteins are co-located in the Clostridiales bacterium genome:
- a CDS encoding ROK family protein, which yields MYQIGFDVGGTNLKVGAVNDDKVIVARRNVAFPKGETYQNITALMAEQVRALAQELNISAKDFKSIGVATAGSIDAAGAVILHAHNLGFHNVPMVDEMHRYFPDVPVFLANDADAAALAELHAGAFRDKKTAVLFTLGTGVGGGIILGGKMFKGGMGRGNELGHMVIQEGGPICTCGNKGCIESLCTATWLIQQGRRVIVEYPISLIHEKAEGDMNLVTAKTVIDSAKEGDTIAKDIFNTYVGHLSSAIASIAVLLDPEVVALGGGVSLAGDFLFESLRERVKEKSFFKVYHEVVPAQLGNDAGIIGAAMLARNEE from the coding sequence ATGTATCAGATCGGTTTTGATGTGGGCGGCACAAACTTAAAGGTTGGCGCTGTAAATGATGATAAGGTGATTGTTGCACGAAGAAATGTTGCGTTTCCAAAAGGCGAAACCTATCAGAATATCACTGCTCTTATGGCGGAGCAGGTAAGAGCGCTGGCTCAGGAATTAAACATATCAGCGAAGGATTTCAAATCGATTGGTGTAGCGACAGCAGGCTCCATCGATGCTGCAGGGGCAGTGATTCTTCATGCTCATAATCTTGGCTTTCATAATGTGCCAATGGTTGATGAAATGCACCGATATTTCCCCGATGTTCCCGTTTTTCTGGCCAACGATGCGGATGCCGCGGCTTTGGCAGAGCTTCATGCAGGAGCTTTCCGGGATAAGAAGACGGCAGTTCTGTTTACGCTGGGTACAGGAGTAGGCGGAGGGATCATCCTTGGAGGAAAAATGTTTAAAGGCGGCATGGGCAGAGGCAACGAGCTGGGACATATGGTTATTCAGGAAGGCGGTCCCATCTGTACCTGCGGGAACAAAGGCTGCATCGAGTCGCTTTGCACGGCAACCTGGCTGATTCAGCAGGGAAGAAGAGTCATCGTAGAGTATCCCATCAGCTTGATCCATGAAAAGGCCGAGGGTGATATGAATCTTGTAACAGCAAAGACCGTTATTGACAGTGCAAAGGAAGGGGATACCATCGCCAAGGACATCTTCAATACCTATGTGGGTCACCTAAGCTCTGCCATCGCATCCATCGCTGTCCTCCTTGATCCTGAGGTGGTGGCTCTTGGCGGCGGCGTAAGCCTTGCAGGGGATTTTCTCTTTGAATCTTTACGAGAGCGGGTAAAAGAAAAATCCTTCTTTAAAGTCTACCATGAAGTCGTTCCGGCACAGCTGGGAAATGATGCGGGAATCATTGGTGCGGCGATGCTGGCAAGAAACGAGGAATAG
- a CDS encoding SDR family oxidoreductase, which yields MDFFNIAGKKAIVTGAAQGLAHGMAEGLMEAGVEVCIIDISKKAGEVAESFCQKGYRCHAVNADLGDKEDLKKGFALAVDALGGQLDIIINAAGIQKRHFSEEFPIEDWEAVININLNSVFLLCQLAGQQYIKQGGQGKIINIASMLSYFGGYTVPAYAASKGGVAQLTKALSNEWASKGINVNAVAPGYMATEMNTALIADETRNTEILNRIPAKRWGTPEDMKGVAIFLASEASNYLNGAIIPVDGGYLSR from the coding sequence ATGGATTTTTTTAATATTGCAGGAAAAAAGGCAATCGTTACCGGTGCGGCTCAGGGTCTTGCACACGGAATGGCAGAGGGCTTGATGGAAGCAGGCGTAGAAGTTTGCATCATCGACATATCAAAAAAAGCAGGAGAAGTTGCTGAGTCCTTCTGCCAAAAGGGGTATCGGTGCCATGCCGTCAACGCGGACCTCGGCGACAAGGAGGATCTTAAGAAAGGATTCGCTCTGGCAGTAGACGCCCTCGGCGGCCAGCTTGATATCATTATCAACGCCGCGGGGATTCAAAAGCGCCACTTTAGTGAAGAATTTCCGATCGAAGACTGGGAAGCAGTGATCAATATCAACTTGAACTCCGTATTTTTACTTTGTCAACTGGCGGGTCAGCAGTACATAAAGCAAGGAGGCCAAGGAAAGATCATTAATATCGCTTCCATGCTGAGTTATTTCGGCGGATATACAGTTCCTGCATACGCAGCAAGCAAAGGCGGCGTAGCCCAGCTTACAAAAGCGCTGTCCAATGAGTGGGCATCCAAAGGAATCAACGTAAACGCAGTCGCTCCAGGATATATGGCAACAGAAATGAATACGGCTCTCATTGCAGATGAAACAAGGAATACAGAGATACTCAATCGTATTCCAGCCAAGCGCTGGGGTACGCCTGAGGATATGAAAGGCGTAGCAATTTTCCTTGCATCAGAAGCCTCCAATTACTTAAACGGGGCCATCATCCCTGTTGACGGCGGATATCTGTCCAGATAA
- a CDS encoding GntR family transcriptional regulator, with product MGVTAMTKNTKTTLVDIIYDNIRKDITQGILIPGQKINIKELSERYGASLTPIKLALNRLISEKIIENYPRQGMKLKSVEAEEIAEIFDLRLMLDLCFTKEIITTVSYNEMMKEEFKRNVEEHMQSVSSLTSDSPVDVYLQNYDYDYKFHELLMKCSGNKKIVDVFHYINPFLYSNFIFRKQSKDRDIAGVKEHEAILNSILTEDEESLREALRVHNRNSKRTIGLILKVDKIL from the coding sequence ATGGGAGTAACCGCAATGACGAAGAATACCAAAACGACTTTAGTCGACATTATTTATGACAATATACGCAAGGATATCACTCAGGGCATATTGATTCCTGGTCAGAAAATTAATATTAAAGAGCTTTCTGAAAGATACGGTGCAAGTCTGACACCTATCAAGCTGGCTTTAAACCGCTTGATATCTGAAAAGATTATAGAAAATTATCCTCGCCAGGGCATGAAGCTTAAATCTGTTGAAGCAGAAGAAATTGCGGAGATTTTTGATCTGCGTCTAATGCTGGATTTATGCTTTACAAAAGAAATCATAACAACGGTAAGCTATAACGAGATGATGAAAGAAGAATTCAAAAGAAATGTTGAGGAACATATGCAAAGCGTCAGTTCCTTGACTTCAGATTCTCCTGTTGACGTCTATCTCCAAAATTACGATTATGATTACAAGTTTCATGAACTTCTTATGAAATGCTCAGGAAACAAGAAAATTGTTGATGTATTTCATTACATCAACCCCTTCTTATATTCGAATTTTATCTTCCGCAAGCAGTCAAAGGATAGAGATATTGCCGGCGTGAAAGAGCATGAGGCAATTTTAAATTCCATTCTTACGGAAGACGAGGAGTCTCTGCGTGAGGCACTAAGGGTGCATAACAGAAACTCAAAGAGAACCATAGGCCTTATTTTAAAGGTTGATAAAATCCTTTAG
- a CDS encoding zinc-binding dehydrogenase, giving the protein MKAMVYTEPNKVEIRDIPEPTLKEGSVKLKIKYCGVCGSDISIFHGKHPRAKAPLVLGHEFLGEVAVDGKKFKKGDRVVAYPLLSCGDCLPCRTGSAHVCNTLGLIGIDVQGAISEYAYVDEDVLFRVPEGVSDKAAAVIEPLAVIVRAIHQSNFKALDTAAVIGAGPIGMITGMMLKHMGASKVFISDIDEKRLEKAREFGMVAVNAKSESLNDAVKSATEGEGADVLFECSGAEVSVMQMTDITKVGGTICLVSIPKTPLKINLRDINFKEQHLVGTRVYTKEEFRQAVEYSAVINEDLEKIVSHIIPLKDSENVFDMIANPEFGTVKVLVDCTDV; this is encoded by the coding sequence ATGAAAGCGATGGTTTATACAGAACCGAACAAAGTCGAAATCAGAGACATCCCCGAACCAACTCTAAAAGAAGGCAGCGTGAAACTTAAAATAAAGTATTGCGGTGTCTGCGGCTCGGATATCAGCATCTTTCACGGAAAGCACCCAAGGGCAAAGGCACCTCTTGTATTAGGGCATGAGTTCCTGGGAGAAGTTGCTGTGGATGGGAAAAAGTTTAAAAAAGGAGACAGAGTCGTTGCATATCCGCTTTTGTCATGCGGAGATTGCCTGCCCTGCAGAACCGGCAGCGCTCATGTATGCAATACCTTGGGACTGATCGGTATTGATGTGCAAGGTGCCATCAGCGAATATGCCTACGTGGATGAGGATGTACTGTTTCGCGTACCGGAGGGAGTCTCAGATAAAGCGGCTGCTGTCATCGAACCCCTTGCAGTAATCGTAAGAGCGATCCACCAAAGTAATTTTAAGGCTCTTGACACCGCAGCAGTAATCGGAGCAGGCCCGATTGGTATGATTACCGGAATGATGCTGAAGCACATGGGTGCATCTAAAGTTTTTATCTCTGATATCGATGAGAAGAGACTTGAAAAAGCAAGAGAATTTGGTATGGTTGCCGTCAATGCAAAATCCGAGAGCCTGAATGACGCTGTCAAATCTGCTACAGAAGGCGAAGGTGCAGATGTCTTGTTTGAATGCAGCGGAGCAGAAGTTTCTGTCATGCAGATGACTGATATTACTAAGGTTGGAGGAACCATTTGTCTGGTATCAATTCCAAAAACCCCGCTGAAAATAAACTTAAGAGATATTAACTTCAAAGAACAGCATCTCGTGGGTACACGAGTGTATACAAAGGAAGAATTCCGCCAGGCGGTAGAGTACTCCGCAGTTATTAATGAAGATCTTGAGAAGATTGTATCTCACATCATTCCATTAAAAGACAGTGAAAACGTCTTTGATATGATTGCAAATCCAGAATTTGGAACAGTTAAGGTTCTTGTAGACTGTACTGATGTTTAA
- a CDS encoding DctP family TRAP transporter solute-binding subunit, whose product MNHKRMLALAVALLMAMAMFTGCGGSDASKEAGGSEEQAVALTFANVTSQSAKDAGQKFKEVVEAESNGTITVNLFPDNQLGDDRVAIETTQFGDIDIAVSSTSPLANMYADFYLFDAPYIFLSNEEAYQNLDGEVGKKVLDGMEAIGIKGLCFWENGFRNFTNNTVAVSKPADVKSMKVRTMENEVHIAAWKAFGANPTPMAFTELFTALQQGTVDAEENPLGIIDANKFAEVQKYVSMTQHVYTPYVVCMNLEKYNSLSDAQKAAIDKAAAASTEYQREVSQNLEKEIISKIEGQGVTVVQLTDAEKAEWQSIVTDAKVYDLVKEKMDHPEYVDTILNQ is encoded by the coding sequence TTGAATCACAAAAGAATGCTGGCCTTGGCCGTGGCATTATTAATGGCAATGGCGATGTTCACAGGATGCGGCGGCTCAGATGCTTCGAAGGAAGCAGGCGGATCCGAGGAGCAAGCAGTAGCGCTTACTTTTGCAAATGTTACTTCACAATCTGCAAAAGATGCGGGGCAAAAATTTAAGGAAGTTGTTGAGGCTGAGTCCAATGGGACAATAACCGTTAATCTGTTTCCGGACAACCAGTTGGGCGATGATCGCGTAGCCATTGAGACCACCCAGTTCGGTGACATTGATATCGCTGTCAGCTCAACCAGCCCTCTGGCCAATATGTATGCAGACTTTTATCTCTTCGATGCGCCATATATCTTCTTAAGCAATGAGGAGGCATACCAGAATCTTGACGGTGAGGTTGGAAAGAAGGTTCTCGACGGAATGGAGGCTATCGGAATAAAGGGGCTTTGCTTCTGGGAAAACGGCTTCCGTAACTTCACGAACAATACCGTTGCGGTCTCAAAGCCCGCGGATGTTAAGAGCATGAAAGTACGTACCATGGAAAATGAAGTTCATATCGCTGCGTGGAAAGCGTTTGGCGCTAATCCAACCCCAATGGCGTTTACGGAACTATTCACCGCACTGCAGCAAGGTACTGTCGATGCGGAAGAAAATCCGTTAGGAATTATCGATGCCAATAAATTCGCTGAAGTTCAGAAATATGTTTCCATGACTCAGCATGTTTACACACCATATGTGGTTTGCATGAACCTTGAAAAATATAATTCCTTATCAGACGCTCAGAAAGCTGCCATCGACAAAGCGGCAGCAGCGTCAACGGAATACCAGCGGGAGGTTTCACAGAACCTGGAAAAAGAAATCATTTCGAAGATTGAAGGACAAGGGGTTACCGTTGTTCAGCTGACCGATGCTGAAAAAGCGGAGTGGCAATCAATTGTTACGGATGCCAAAGTTTATGATCTCGTTAAAGAGAAGATGGATCACCCGGAATATGTTGATACAATCCTGAACCAGTAA
- a CDS encoding TRAP transporter small permease yields MSLMTIIIFIQVIMRYVMANSLVWSEELARYLFIWLIYMGISYGAKIMKHIKIEAALGMFPKKIRPLVVILGDVLFLGFSIFIAYTAFTVVQKQLVLGQTSPAMQMPMWVIYAAPMVGFSLTAIRQIQTILFRVKEMNSGGELDG; encoded by the coding sequence ATGTCACTCATGACCATCATTATATTCATACAGGTTATCATGAGATATGTCATGGCAAACTCTTTGGTATGGTCTGAAGAACTTGCCAGGTATTTATTCATATGGCTCATTTATATGGGAATCAGCTATGGAGCAAAAATAATGAAGCACATCAAGATTGAGGCTGCGTTAGGCATGTTCCCAAAAAAAATCAGACCTCTGGTGGTGATTCTGGGGGATGTTCTCTTTTTAGGCTTTTCAATATTCATTGCCTATACAGCATTCACTGTGGTTCAAAAACAGCTGGTTCTTGGACAGACTTCTCCGGCAATGCAAATGCCAATGTGGGTCATTTATGCAGCTCCAATGGTAGGATTTTCACTCACCGCAATACGGCAAATTCAAACGATTTTGTTTCGAGTGAAAGAAATGAACAGCGGAGGTGAACTTGATGGTTAG
- a CDS encoding TRAP transporter large permease, whose amino-acid sequence MVSAALFLGLIVFLILNVPVGIAIGMSSLAAIIVGNKLSLAYVAQTLVTSTDSFPIMAIPLFILAGELMGAGGVSKRILDVCNVFFGRVTGGLAIVTVVVCMFFAAVSGSGPATVAAVGSMVVPAMLQKGYSKRFVLALIACAGSIGVIIPPSIPMVIFGVSTGTSISGLFMAGFLPGILIGIALIIWCYYYCKKQGWKGDDEKFTWGRAGRAVWDAKWALINPFIILGGIYGGIFTPTEAASVAAVYAFVCGVFIHKELKFNGLISTIGNACSTTGTTMVILGCASAFTKILTIEQIPAMITNAIISSTDSAILILLLINILLLIVGCFMDTTPAIMVLAPILMPVAASIGVHPIHFGIIMVVNLAIGFITPPLGINLFVSARVGGEPLETVTKGIIPFIIVMILCLLLITFIPQISMLLPKVFMGLS is encoded by the coding sequence ATGGTTAGTGCAGCTTTATTTCTTGGACTTATCGTTTTTCTTATCTTAAATGTGCCGGTAGGCATCGCCATTGGAATGTCCTCTCTGGCGGCCATCATCGTCGGCAATAAATTATCCTTGGCATATGTGGCACAAACCTTGGTTACAAGCACCGATTCCTTCCCCATTATGGCCATTCCGCTGTTTATTCTGGCAGGCGAGCTGATGGGTGCAGGCGGCGTATCGAAAAGAATTCTCGACGTCTGCAACGTTTTCTTCGGGAGAGTCACAGGAGGACTTGCTATTGTAACGGTTGTTGTGTGCATGTTCTTTGCTGCAGTATCGGGCTCTGGACCGGCGACAGTAGCAGCTGTCGGATCTATGGTTGTCCCGGCTATGCTTCAGAAGGGATACAGCAAACGGTTTGTGCTTGCGTTAATTGCTTGTGCGGGAAGCATCGGTGTTATCATTCCGCCAAGTATTCCAATGGTTATCTTTGGCGTATCCACAGGAACCTCGATTAGCGGCTTATTCATGGCAGGCTTTCTCCCGGGTATCTTAATCGGTATCGCCTTGATAATCTGGTGCTATTACTACTGCAAGAAACAAGGCTGGAAGGGTGATGACGAAAAATTCACCTGGGGCAGGGCAGGAAGAGCCGTATGGGATGCAAAGTGGGCCCTGATCAACCCCTTTATCATCTTGGGAGGCATCTACGGGGGGATTTTCACTCCTACAGAAGCCGCTTCCGTTGCTGCGGTTTACGCGTTTGTCTGCGGAGTCTTTATTCATAAGGAATTAAAATTCAATGGTTTGATCAGCACCATCGGAAATGCCTGCTCCACTACGGGAACCACCATGGTGATTCTAGGCTGTGCTTCTGCATTTACAAAAATCCTGACCATTGAACAAATCCCGGCGATGATAACGAATGCAATCATCAGCTCAACGGACAGTGCAATTCTTATCTTGCTGTTAATCAATATTTTGCTTTTGATTGTTGGCTGCTTTATGGACACAACGCCTGCAATCATGGTGTTAGCACCAATTCTTATGCCTGTAGCAGCATCCATCGGTGTTCATCCGATCCACTTTGGTATTATCATGGTTGTAAATCTGGCCATCGGCTTTATTACACCACCCCTTGGAATCAATCTGTTTGTTTCAGCCAGAGTCGGGGGCGAGCCCCTGGAAACGGTCACAAAGGGAATTATCCCCTTTATTATCGTCATGATTCTATGCCTGCTGCTGATTACCTTTATCCCTCAGATTTCCATGCTCCTGCCAAAGGTGTTTATGGGCTTGTCCTAA
- the eda gene encoding bifunctional 4-hydroxy-2-oxoglutarate aldolase/2-dehydro-3-deoxy-phosphogluconate aldolase — protein MNTLLHKIAEMKIVPVIKIDAAADAAPLAKALIAGGLPLAEVTFRTAAAEEAIREMKKFPEMLVGAGTITSVEQAKAACEAGAEFLVTAGFNRAVTEFAVENNVPIFPGVCTPTEMMLLLEYNLPVAKFFPAEQYGGLATIKALSAPFPGIKFMPTGGINEKNILDYLAAPQIVACGGSWMVKEALINNHQFGEIERLAAEAVQLVK, from the coding sequence ATGAATACCTTATTACATAAAATCGCGGAAATGAAGATTGTACCGGTGATCAAGATTGATGCTGCTGCAGATGCAGCACCTCTTGCAAAAGCGTTGATTGCCGGAGGGCTGCCCCTCGCTGAAGTTACCTTTCGAACGGCGGCAGCAGAAGAAGCGATTCGAGAGATGAAGAAGTTCCCGGAAATGCTGGTCGGCGCGGGAACCATCACAAGCGTTGAGCAAGCGAAAGCAGCCTGTGAGGCAGGTGCAGAGTTTTTGGTTACTGCCGGGTTTAATCGGGCGGTGACTGAGTTTGCAGTAGAGAATAATGTACCCATTTTTCCCGGTGTCTGCACACCGACGGAAATGATGCTTTTATTGGAATATAACCTTCCGGTAGCAAAATTCTTCCCTGCAGAGCAATACGGTGGTCTGGCTACCATTAAGGCCCTTTCCGCACCGTTCCCCGGCATAAAATTTATGCCCACAGGCGGAATCAATGAGAAAAATATACTGGATTATTTAGCAGCGCCTCAGATTGTTGCCTGCGGCGGGAGCTGGATGGTCAAGGAAGCTCTCATTAACAACCATCAATTTGGTGAAATAGAGCGTTTGGCAGCAGAGGCTGTTCAGCTGGTGAAGTAG
- the gndA gene encoding NADP-dependent phosphogluconate dehydrogenase, whose translation MFDIAMYGLGVMGSSLAKNLIDKGFRAALFSKDPKESMRFSHNAHESWRVFSTEKTLAASLVRPRVIFLMITAGEPVDRVIDSLLPYLESGDMILDGGNSHYKDTTRRVHQLKERNIGYLGIGVSGGEKGALMGPSMMAGGSLEGWEASRSILQKIAAHHKNQPCCSFVGPEGAGHYVKMVHNGIEYGILQLIADIYFIMKRGLALDHDEIETTFSEWQSGRLNSYLIEITVLVLRKRDEDGTPLVDKILDVAKQKGTGNWTAIEAIERGVYAPTLCEAVFSRHFSANQRIRTEGNQKLTDSGMPMKLKQYKTQLEGALLAGIICSYAQGLELIQKASDENHWRIDLSETAALWREGCIIRSPLLETIMEALQEEVSNLLISEKFSFITSLEPTWREVVIQAQRAALSVPTLVSTLCYYDRIRGGKMPANLVQALRDCFGAHTYERTDREGPFHTNWEQNGNRE comes from the coding sequence ATGTTTGATATTGCGATGTATGGCCTTGGCGTTATGGGGAGCAGCCTGGCGAAGAACCTTATCGATAAAGGGTTTCGCGCAGCACTCTTCAGCAAGGATCCTAAAGAATCAATGCGTTTTTCTCATAATGCACATGAGAGTTGGAGGGTTTTCTCAACGGAGAAAACGCTTGCAGCCTCTCTGGTCCGGCCGAGAGTGATCTTTCTGATGATTACAGCGGGAGAGCCGGTAGATCGTGTCATTGATAGCCTGCTCCCTTACCTGGAAAGCGGTGATATGATACTGGATGGTGGAAACTCACACTACAAAGATACCACCAGAAGAGTTCATCAGCTCAAGGAAAGGAACATTGGATATCTGGGCATTGGCGTTTCCGGCGGGGAAAAGGGTGCTCTTATGGGACCGAGTATGATGGCCGGCGGCAGCCTTGAGGGCTGGGAAGCAAGCAGATCCATCCTGCAGAAAATAGCGGCGCACCATAAGAACCAGCCTTGCTGCAGCTTTGTCGGACCGGAAGGTGCAGGACATTACGTAAAGATGGTTCACAATGGCATAGAGTACGGGATTCTACAATTGATTGCCGACATCTATTTCATCATGAAAAGAGGTCTTGCACTCGATCATGATGAGATAGAAACTACCTTTTCTGAGTGGCAATCGGGACGACTGAACTCCTATCTCATTGAAATTACAGTCCTTGTACTGAGGAAACGGGATGAAGACGGAACCCCTCTGGTGGATAAAATATTAGATGTAGCAAAGCAGAAGGGAACCGGAAACTGGACTGCCATTGAAGCTATTGAGCGGGGCGTATATGCGCCGACGCTTTGTGAGGCCGTCTTTTCCAGGCACTTTTCCGCAAATCAAAGGATCAGGACAGAGGGAAATCAAAAGCTTACCGATTCAGGGATGCCAATGAAGCTGAAGCAGTATAAAACGCAATTAGAAGGAGCACTGCTTGCAGGCATTATTTGCAGCTATGCTCAAGGTCTTGAATTGATCCAAAAAGCATCTGACGAGAATCACTGGCGCATCGATTTAAGTGAAACCGCTGCCTTGTGGAGAGAAGGCTGCATTATACGAAGCCCGCTGCTGGAAACTATTATGGAAGCATTACAAGAGGAGGTCAGTAATCTTCTTATTTCTGAAAAGTTTTCATTTATTACTTCGCTGGAGCCTACCTGGCGTGAGGTTGTGATACAAGCGCAGCGTGCGGCGTTATCTGTGCCTACGCTAGTATCGACCCTTTGCTATTATGATCGCATTCGTGGGGGCAAGATGCCTGCAAACCTTGTACAAGCATTAAGGGACTGCTTCGGTGCCCATACCTATGAACGGACCGACAGAGAAGGACCGTTTCACACAAACTGGGAGCAGAACGGGAACCGGGAATAG
- a CDS encoding phosphoglycerate dehydrogenase, whose protein sequence is MGKYKVLVTARSFGSADGDAVKLLEENNCNVIKLSAESGPISEQLKLELPGADAVIAGLEHYERELLAGAAKLKVISRYGVGYDKIDLDAAAEGNITVTVTPGANGDSVADMAVALMLSAARNISFMDQCIKEKDQKRPIGVEMWDKTLGVIGAGRIGQGVARRCRGFNMKILCYDTYRDESFQKECNAEYTNFETILKEADFITIHAPLNDETENMFGAEQFKKMKNRAVIVNTARGGIIDEVALYEALKNGEIGAAGLDATLEEPPYTSMLLTLPNCTLTPHAGAATYEASSKMSLLAAQNVIDVLKTGSCQFTVSK, encoded by the coding sequence ATGGGTAAATATAAAGTATTAGTCACCGCAAGATCGTTTGGATCAGCAGACGGAGACGCGGTTAAATTACTGGAAGAAAATAATTGTAATGTGATAAAGCTATCCGCTGAAAGCGGTCCGATCTCGGAACAGCTGAAACTGGAACTGCCTGGTGCAGATGCGGTGATTGCAGGACTGGAGCATTATGAAAGAGAACTGCTTGCAGGGGCTGCGAAGCTCAAGGTGATCTCCAGATACGGTGTGGGGTATGACAAGATTGATTTAGATGCAGCAGCGGAGGGCAATATCACCGTAACGGTTACCCCTGGCGCAAATGGAGATTCTGTTGCGGATATGGCTGTTGCACTAATGCTAAGTGCGGCCAGAAATATTTCTTTCATGGATCAATGCATCAAAGAAAAGGATCAGAAAAGGCCAATCGGCGTTGAAATGTGGGACAAAACCCTTGGTGTGATTGGTGCGGGCAGAATCGGCCAAGGGGTAGCCAGAAGGTGCCGCGGCTTCAATATGAAAATTCTTTGCTACGATACGTATCGGGATGAGTCGTTTCAAAAGGAGTGCAATGCTGAATATACAAATTTTGAAACAATCCTAAAAGAAGCAGATTTCATAACGATCCACGCACCCCTCAACGATGAGACAGAGAATATGTTTGGAGCTGAACAGTTTAAGAAAATGAAAAACCGTGCGGTGATTGTGAATACGGCAAGAGGCGGCATTATAGATGAAGTGGCCCTTTACGAAGCGCTGAAAAACGGAGAAATCGGTGCGGCAGGTCTTGATGCTACGCTGGAGGAACCACCTTATACCAGCATGCTTTTGACGCTGCCAAACTGCACATTAACACCACATGCCGGGGCAGCGACCTACGAAGCCAGCAGTAAAATGAGCTTGCTGGCAGCGCAGAACGTGATTGACGTGTTAAAAACGGGAAGCTGTCAATTTACAGTAAGCAAATAA
- a CDS encoding DUF2892 domain-containing protein: MKNVLPSTTHRVATYTNPEMNESIRRSTLETLSELEDAGEAEITKRIQKLDSEWDVERVVEAKAAMCVVGCSLFGIAKNKYWSFLTLIAGTFLLQHALLGWCPSAPVVRKMGVRTAEEINQEKMALKLMRKDFAHVKHNDAESVLGAVEK; this comes from the coding sequence ATGAAAAATGTATTGCCGTCCACTACCCATCGTGTGGCAACATACACCAATCCTGAAATGAATGAATCAATTCGCAGAAGCACACTGGAAACCTTGTCTGAATTAGAAGATGCAGGGGAAGCCGAAATCACAAAACGAATTCAGAAATTGGATTCGGAATGGGATGTAGAACGCGTTGTAGAAGCCAAAGCGGCCATGTGTGTAGTAGGCTGCTCCTTATTTGGCATTGCTAAGAATAAATACTGGTCTTTTCTTACACTGATTGCAGGAACCTTTCTGCTCCAGCATGCGTTGCTGGGCTGGTGTCCATCCGCTCCGGTCGTAAGAAAAATGGGAGTGCGTACTGCAGAGGAAATCAACCAGGAAAAAATGGCGTTAAAGTTGATGCGGAAGGATTTTGCACATGTGAAACACAATGATGCGGAAAGTGTACTCGGCGCAGTGGAGAAATAG